AGGAGGACGACAAAGAGCATGACGCTGACGTAGGCGGTGAAGAAGTCGCTGGTGCTCCACTCGATGAAGACGGCAAAGCCGTTGGTCAGGATGATGAGgatgttgaagaagaggccGTACCACGACAGGTAGGGCTGCAGGGGCGCGGTGTAGGGCAGGGTGCTGCGGGGGATGTTCTGGGCGCGGAGGGCGGCCATGAAGCGCAGGTGGCAGATGTTGATGCACGACCAGCTGATGaagccggcaacggcggtgACGTTGAGCAGCCAGTCaaagacgacgccgccgttctcGGACAGGTTCATGTAggcgagcaggccgacggccgaggtGGTGGCGACGGCCATGTAGGGGGTGCCGAACTTGTTGGTCCAGGTCATGAACTGCGGGGCGCAGCGCTCGTTGGCGAGCGAGACGAGGATGCGGGAGCCCGAGTAGACGTTGGAGTTGGCGGCCGAGAGGACGGCGGTCAGCAGCACGGCGTTGATGATGTCCGGCAGCAcgcggacgccggcgaggttggcggcgatgacgaggggcgaggccgaggcgtcCTGGGagtcgagcagcagcgacggGTCGTCCGAGGGCacgagcaggccgacgaagaagatggtggcgacgaagagggagaagatgcCCCAGAAGGTCCAGCGGACGGCGCTCGGCACGCTCTTCTCCGGGTCCTTggtctcgccggcgccgatgccgacgagctcggcgccctgGAAGCTGAAGCCGGCGGTGATGAGGACGGACCAGAAGCCGATGAACTTGCCGACGGAGCCCTCGACGATGGAGGCGTTGAAGGGGCCCGGGTCGACCCAGTACTTGAAGCCGAGGTAGCCCTgccggccgacgccggcgttgacgcagatggcgaagacgatgaagccgacgatggtgacgacCTTGATGCTGGCGAACCacatctcgacctcgccgaacATGCGGATGGGCATGAAGTTGAGGGCGGTGAAGACGACCCAGAAGACggtgatgaagatggcgatgCTGAGGGTGTCGTTCCAGTACTGgatgatgacgccggcggccgtcaGCTCGAGGGCGAAGGTGATGCTCCAGCTGAACCAGTACATCCAGCCCATGGCGAAGCCGAGGGTCGGGTCGATGAAGCGCGAGGCGTACGAGGTGAAGgcgccggggacggggaTGTAGGTGGCCATCTCGCAGAGGGCCGTCATGACGGAGTAGACGATGGAGccgatgaagatgaaggcGATGAGGGTGCCGACGGGGCCCGACGTCGCGATGGccttgccgctgccgaggaagaggccggTGCCGATGGTGCCGCCTGTTTTGTCCCCAAGTCAGTGAGgccgctctctctctctctctttcacacacacacacacatacacgcGTAGGACGGGAGGGGTTGTGTGACATACCGATGGCGATGAACTGCAAGTGACGGCTGTGGAGGGTGCGGTGAAGGCCGCCGGTCTCGCCGGTCTCGAGGTCCGTCTTGGAGCCGTTGGTGGGCGtgacctcgccctcgctcGCCTGAGGCGTCTTCTCCTTGGAGCCGAACATGGCGATGTTTTCTTTTGAGGGGGGGGTGAAGGAAGActtggagggggagggaggggttggaGGGTATCCCGGCCGGGTCTTGTTTGGGTTCGGGGGGAGGACGGTTTCGGTTCTTCTCTCTTACACGGAGCCGAGTGACAAAACGGGTTGACTTGATTATGACACACAGAGTGACTCCAATGGGAGGAGTGAGAAAAACCACGAACAGACGAACGCTTTGTTTTCTCCAGAAACCACCGGGACGAGCAGATTGGGAGAAAACCTGGGGGAGAGGACAGGATGAGACGGGACGAGACAGGACAGGACGAGACAGGACAGGAGAGGTTCCGCTAGACAGGACGAGAAAAAGCTCGTGGCATGATTAAATACAATGCCAGGCCAGGTCCCCTTCTCTTACTCAACGGGTTCCACTCCGCGCGTCGACTCATCGCGTACCGGCAACGGATGGGGTTCTCGGTGGCCACCGGGTTGGGTTGGGGGGGGTAGAAAAATCTCGAGCGGTGCGTCGGTGGACACGACCccaagaaagagagagaacgCGCTCCCTCGAGACCCTCCTCTGGCCGCCCCTCTCTTGGCCTCTTCCGTTGCTTGGCCTCTGGCTCGTTGCGGGTTTGGCCGGCCGGCGGACGCGATGGTCTCACGGTCCATCGACGCTCCCCCCCTAGTCGTCTATGACTCCatttggtggtggtggtggtggtggtggtggtggtgcgaCTCGGGAGTCGCCCGGGGCACGGGTAACGACGGCGTTTGTCCAGGGATGTCGCCTCTATGGACCATACAgatacagagtacagagtagaCCTTGGGCCATGTATGTACGCATGTACGTATGTACGTATGTATGtaggtatgtatgtatgtagGTATGTATGGTGAGCATCGCAGGGattccttcttttttttttctttccttcgCCCACGCAGTTCGTCCGATGAACCGCACCTGCATGTCGACAACCTGACCAACCAACCTGGTGAGAGTGGGTGGTGATAttagtgtgtgtgtgtgtgtgtgtacggATAGAGACTGATCGGCGAGGAATAgagccgcctcctcctcgcctctGCCGCGCCGTCGCGCCACCCGGCCTCCCACCGAGCTTGGCCCgagtctttttttttttttccttccaTGCTTGTGAAGAAATCTCCGGTTTTCTTGTTCCCTTTCCTCGCATCAGACCAATCACGGGCGTTCCAACCTTTTTTATTTGGGGAAAAAAGCATGGCTTGAGCATGGCGCACACACGCACCACGCAGGATCTTCCCGGCCGGCCGCTGAACCGGGTAGAGAGAgttttttcctttctccTTTCCACgttttttcctcttctcttttcgATGATCTTAACGCTTGGTGAGCTTATCGTCCGAGTGCCAAGTCGGCTCCGACGCTCTTCCAACTCGGACAAGTCCTCGATGAACCGATGGAaaccctctctctctctctctctctctcctccccccccctggccgGTAGATGATACGTTGCAGCGGCCCAGGCTcttttcttcgtcttcttctgctggtTGACACACCCCCGTCGCCATCGAAGAGAGAtgcgtctgtctgtctgtcatTGTCAGCCCTACGACGCCCAAGCGTGCCTTGGAATGACACACACATAAACACACACCACACAGTGACCGATCACCAATATCCGCCCATCTCCATCAGGACCGCGCTAAACCGAGCAATGGCCTGAAAAATTCCCTCGCCCTTGATCACAGGCTGGCCCTCTTCTGACTAGGCGTTCCCGCCCCTTTTCCCAGTCTGGTGATGGGACGCGGAGTCTAGCGAGATGTTTTGCCCCAAGATtccgcccccccttccccttctccaaCCCTCCAACCCATCGTCCCTGGTTTTCCATTACGTCTTTTTGTGGAAACATTTGCAGAATTTTTCCTTTCGACCCTCGACGGGCCCTCGAGACTCGACCGTCGCCTGGACTGCCCCGAGAATGAATGCATGTTGGATGCTGATTTCCCGTGTGTCAATTCCGTGAGCAATCTCCCCCCATCGGATAGGCTACTTTGTCGGCGTAACTGTAATCTGGGAGATTTGCCTCGTCCCCATTGgcgtctctttctcttttgtCCCTTGGTTTTCCCGCTTCGCGATGCTTGGCTGGGGTGGGTGAAGTGGGCATGTCTTCGCTCCATCGTGATTGGGCTCTCGACTCTCGACACACACGACCAAGACGGTCGAACCCCATACAACGGCCGGGATACTGCTGCCGGCGTCCCGCCTGAGGAACCCGGggatgacgccgtcgtcggtgccggTTCCGGTCGGCGCACGagtccttttttttctttttctttttctttttttctttcttttctcttgtTCTTTTTGATTTCCAGTTTGCCGGCgctgcccctcccccaaccGCCGATCGTGACCTCCAACGCGGTCATCTAAAAGACGATTGAATCACCCACCATAAATCCCAACCTAGCTATGGCTGGTACTCTGTTTACCCACAGCCGTTGCATCCAATGATGAACACTGTTCCTCCTGTTTCTCGCCCCCATATCGTGGGCTCAGTTCGCAGCGCAGATGCTGCATGCCCACCAAGACAAACCCTCCCTCTGAGGTGCATGTGGTAACTTTGAATGGGATTAAAATGCAGTTGAAGGATACCCTCGTGGTTCGAAAGACCTCCGCTTCTGCAAGTTGCCATACCCTTGGAGATGGTTCAGCTCGCGGGTGAGAAAGCGTGAGTCATatcgccgccgcgagcagcatccaccgccgtcgcccggcAGGTAATGGGTCTGTTTGGACTGGTCTACAACATACATGGCGAAGCTGGAACTGCACGGTTCTCATAGTTACTGTGCGATTGTGTACTGGATGACGTTCAACCTAGTCGACCTCTCGCTCACTTTTCACACACTGAGATGGGTAAGTGGAAGGCTTTTCTACCCGAGGGATTCCTACTCGGGCAAAGAGCCTCTTGACGACCTGCCATACTGCAGACGAGGTAACCCCAGACTCTGAGAGCTGCCATAATCAGAGCCACCATTACGTCTTGGTGGGGGGACAGAAATGCCGTACGCGCGATGTTTGGTTGCACGGCGCCAAAGACCAGTCAGCGGTGTCATGTTAAACTCGGCTAAAGACCAGCTGATCTCAATTAATACATCTGCCCCAAATATCCAACTCGCAAGTGCACAGAAGCGAGAGGGGCATCGTGGCCCCGGCTTCCGCCATCGGCTCCCGGACCCGGAGAACCCCGCTCCGCCGGGGCCATTTACCCGCGCGGCGCCGGACTCTTCTTTCACACTCGACATCGATAATTCCACCGCCCCGAACTAAAGCCTGCCATTGTGGGATGGGCATGGAGTTCATAGCGGAGTTGGAGAGGGTGCGAGCTGGTCAGCGAGGCCGAGTGGGAGGGGATCGCGTGGAGGAACGTCAGGGGACTTCTGGAGTCGAAATTTGAGGCGAAGCCGTGAAGAgcagaagagaagagaggctTTGGTTCGTTGATGATGTGTACCGGGCCCTAGCTGAGAGATTGGAGTGCTGCAACTGGTGATTCCTTGTTAATAGCTGAAAGACCAACTATTGCTTGCAGTACTGTGACCATACCAAATGAAATCTTTCGACTTTTCCAACGTCATTTGAAAACCGAGCAAAGGTTCACAGAAGCCACCATGTTGCCGGACTGATTGCGTTGTAGGCGCAGATCGGCACCGGGTTGCCGAGCTGCTCTCCGCACGTCGGCCAAAACATCCATGTTCGCCGACGACTCACCACATTCTCACAGCGTCTCTCGCACAACCTCAACCGCTCTCTCAAGTGACTCTTTGTTTCGTCGGACTACAATATCGGCATCGACACCATGgcgctctctctccctaAAATAGGCATCCTCTCCATCGGCGACATGGGCATGGGCATCGCCAAGCTGCTCGTCTCCAAGGGCTTCTCGGTCGCCACGAACGGTCAAGGGAGAAGGTCTGGCTGACGCCCCTCTCACCACGCCATTACTCACTCGCGAACCAAAAAACTGACCGTGTCAAAGCCAAGCAACCCTCACGAGAGCGCgggacgccgacgtcgaggtcctcaacTCGGACGTCCACCTGGTTGAATCGCGGCCCTTCATCCTCTCCGTCGCGCCGCCCCGggacgccctcggcatcgCGCAGCGCATCATTGACGCGACCAGGGCCGCCAGCCTCGACAAGCCGCTGTACTTCACCGACCTCAACGCCGTGTCCCCGGCCACGTGCAAGCGGATGGCCGGCAtgttcgacgacgccgggaGCCCGGTGCGCTTCGTGGACGGGTGCATCATCGGCGGTCCGCCGAAGCTCAAGACcagcgccggcaccggcgtcgGTGGGGCACCGGGATCGTGGTACGTCCCCAGCATGCCGGCCTCCGGGCGGTATCCCCTAGCCGAGGCGtgcgccgagctcgccgagacGCTGAACATGCGGCACATCTCCcccgaggtcggcgccgccagcggTCTCAAGATGTGCTTCGCGACGGCGACCAAGGGCTTCATGGGCCTCGGCATCCAGGCCTTcaccacggcctcggcgctcggcgtcgtcggcgagctgaGGCGGGAGATGCGTGAGGCCGCGCCGGGCCTGCTCGACTTCGCCGAGGCGTCCATCCCCCTGGTGCCGCCCAAGTCGTATCGCTGGGTGcgggagatggaggagatcTCGGACACGCACCGCGACGAGGGCGGgttcgacgccggcgccgacgtcttcCGCGCCATGGCCGAGCTGTACCGCATCATGGCCGAGGATCCCGTGTTGGGCGCGGAGAAGGTCGGGGATAGGAGGGCGGGCGAGTCGGTGGACGGCCTTGCTGCGGCGTTGGCGGAGGGGCTGGCCGgccggaagaagaagagtcTCCCCGCTGCTTGAAGTTACAGCTGGAGTCGTCATCGTGAACTGAGGCTGAGAGTTGACTTTAGAGACTGTGGAAGCAAGACGAATAAAACCACAAATTCCAACCGTTCATCAGGCTCTAGTTCTTCGGCTTCGTCATCTTTCCAACACTCCCATGGGTAAAGAGAGTCATGCTCATCGTGCAGCGAGAGCTTAGGGATAGACCTCACTCTCACATGGGGTTCAGCCTGGGAGCCGTTGCAAGCAACGACTTCACATCTGAGCTCAGTTCAGAGTAATGTGTGTAAAACTCCATTGGATCTTCATGCGCTGTGTCAGCCTGAAGACTCATTGCAGGACGGCTCTAAGCTGGATCGGCCACTGTTGCAACCGCACCCATTCTATTTGGGCCCAGGCTCGCAGCCTGCAGGATGAAGTTACACAAAATCGATATGCCAAGCAAACCGGGCGTCCAGACAAAACGCCTTCGTGTAAAATAGACAAATCTGTCTTCATTTCGCGCCAACCATTGGATCTTTTATGCTTATTAGCCTCGTGATTTCCGTTGAGCCGCGTAAAGCTCAGCGTCAGTTAGCACACCACCATTTGCATGTGGCGCACCAACCTTTCCTCGATTGCCTGCAAGCCTGACCATAACGACCGTCATACTAGCGAGTCGACAAAGTCTCAGGATTTGTCGAATGTGCAGGCAGCAGATGTGACCAGTGAGGCAAGCTTGTGGCGGCATGAGGCGGCCGTATTTGttgcgccgccgtcccagCTTCGCCATCACAAAACATCTATGTCTATTTTTACCCAGGCATCTTGTGTCTAGGTGCTGAACGTGACGTAGCCTGCGAACTAACTTGTGATACGGTCGCACTAATTCAGTTGATTGGACATCTTTCTCACTTCAGGGATGCGGTGTCAAGCAAATCCATTATAAACATACAGAAGGCCTCCTCCCCAGAAAGATTTCCTCACTTTCCTCAAAGCGCTGGCGCATTCGTCTGATCATTTGGACAAACAGTCTTATGAAGTACCAACCCGTCCATTTCATACCGGCTGCCAACTTGCGAAAAACACCGCCAACGACCCATTTCCATCTCAGCCGTCATGTACGATCCCGTGGAGGCCGAAGTGTCAGCCCGATACTCTGAGTGCAACGATGACGACCACCAGACTACAGCTCAAGCAACGCCACGTCATTCAAATGATAAGCCACACCGCAACAACACCGCAGAGAGGCAGCCGAAGAACGTCGCTCACAACCCTATCAGCTGGACCCTCAAGCTTTTCGTGGCAACGTCCTTGCTGGCTCTCTTAGTCGCTGTTGTTTTCATCTCTTGGCTGTGGTGGGCGCCGCGGGACAACCCTAGCTGGCGGTCCTGGGTTCTCATTCCCAACCGTCTGCAGCTGAgcgtcaccatcgccgcTGTCGCCATACGCACAGCGGTCGGTGTCATGGCTGCTTCGGCAACAGCCATGATTGCCTCCGTCATCGTGGAGAGACGCGGCGTATCGATCCAGAACGTCGCACAGCTCTCCATCACCCGTTTTACGAGTAGCGGCCCGCTATCCCTCGCAAACGTCGTCATCCAAGACCCCGTAATCCAGGTCACGGCCCGGGCCGCAATCTTATTCCTGATATTGACGACTGTTGCTCTACAATTTACTTCGTCTTTCCTCACGGCAGACTTCCAACCGCACCAAATCGTCTCCTTCACGCAGGAGGTTCCGAACGCTTACAAATTTGGCACGAACGACAGCACACCATACACACTTTCCTCATTGAATTATGGGCTTTCAAACGGATATCTCGAGCAGAGACCGCACTTGTCTCAGTCATTCGCAGAATACTCCGAGCCCCCCCAGATTATGGATGGCTTAGACGACACTGGTATAAACATAAGAGCGTTCTTACCAATGGCATCGCAGACCCGAAGAGAACTACTGTTCGAGTTCAAGGGCATGTCAAGAGTGTTTGACTCACGCGTCGTCTGCATCCGCCCGCAGATACTAGAACTTGGGCCGTGTTACCCTATCTCTAACATTACAAACATCAGAGGCATCTGCGGATCGGTGCAGGTTGGTCGAGATGTTGCCCAGAAGATAGGACCCAGGAGTACAGCGTCATCCGAGCGGTTAGAAGCCACGACCGACTACGTGATGAACTTTAGCTGTCCGGTGCCTACCTTCCCTGGCAAACGAACAGATACTCCCTGGACGTTGTGTCACTTGTATGCTCTCCCAGATATAGGGTTTCGATCTCTACTCTCTGATGGCACAGTGCGCTCTGTGGAGAAGTTCATCCTCTGGAAACCTTACCATTTCAGCTCCCCGGGTTGGGTCAATAACACAGCAGCCAATGCAAACGGGAGTATCTTTTTGCACGCCGTTACATATTCTGGACCGTGGGCGCAAATGACACTTCGAGCCGTTCATCCGTTGAATAAAACGAAAGTTTAGGAGGCGCAatcgacgatgacggtgtgTTTGGTGTCAGGAAAGTATGCAAAGACACCTGTCTTGCCCAAAggcgaggccatcgacttGAAACTGATATTAAGGGGTGTTAGACTGGAGCAAACTGTGAAATTTCTTGACATAATTGCGTCAAGCTCTCAAAGCCGAAGGGAGCCAGAGTACGCATGGAATGACAGTGCCGGTTCGTACGACACCGGTGCTGTTCGAAAACAGCTGGGTGCAACGTTGACTACGCCCGTACAAGATACAGACGAACGCCAGATCATGTCGATCGGCCCCGAGAGCTTGAGGTCATCTTTAGCTGAAGCTATGAGCAAGGATGCGCCAGTGAAGTATTACTCTTCCGATTCCTGGATCGACGAATATTCCAGGCCGCCCCCAAGGCACATCACATTTTGCCCATATTGTGATTCACCACAGGATGGATACAGCGTTACGGATCCCATTTACACACAGCTCTTGACGGAAACACTAAACCAGACCGAGTCGCCCGCACGTGCCTTACAGGCGGTATATTTTACGCATGCTCGAGCCGTGTATTACGATTATATTCAGATGTTCAGCCCTGTCGGAACTGCGAGCATCACCTCCTTTGAAACAACTTTGGTGCCAAGCACACACTGGGGCTACTTTTCAGTGATGGGagccctcggcctcttcaTGGTCACAtttggcctcgtcgcctcccTCTTCCGCTCTACCAGGTATAGCTTACCAGAAAACGCCTGGCATACCGTCGCCCAGATATCAGAAAGCCCTGAGCTATCCGAGCTTCTTTGTGAAGTCAAGTCGGCGTCCGACGATGCGGTGGAAAGCATCATCTACGGGACTACGTCTCCGGCTGGCTTGTCTGGTCATTTGAAACGATTATACAAGACTTTCAAGACGCCTTCTTCACCCCTATCATCTCTTATCGGGCCTCGATCCCGGGACAAAGTCTCTCAGTTTGTCGTCCGTGACGGCGTGTTCGTTCGCGTCGTGGGGGCCGAAACAAACTCGCGACAGGAACTAAGCGAGTTGCGACATCGACCGGCCACGACAGAACTAGCACCACAGTATTCACAAGGGTAGGGGATGATTCGCATTCAGATGTCGTCACAGGCGCTTGCGGCTTGGGTCGAGCGTAGCGAGTTCGGCGCGGCTGCCGGAGTTACCATCGACTCGCGCGAGTATCTGAGACGGCTGATGGAGGAGTACGACATTAAAATCATCAAGAGCGATTTAGTCCTCCAGGGGGCTTCTTTGGCCTTTAAGATGGTACACGGAGGCCCTCAGCCAGCCCTATATGGGCATTACCTTTGGAGTTGAGAGGAGTTCTTGACGCTGATATGCAGACTGTGTAACGGTAACAGTCCATCCCTCTCAATTAAATACCCAAATT
The genomic region above belongs to Colletotrichum higginsianum IMI 349063 chromosome 2, whole genome shotgun sequence and contains:
- a CDS encoding Amino acid permease, coding for MFGSKEKTPQASEGEVTPTNGSKTDLETGETGGLHRTLHSRHLQFIAIGGTIGTGLFLGSGKAIATSGPVGTLIAFIFIGSIVYSVMTALCEMATYIPVPGAFTSYASRFIDPTLGFAMGWMYWFSWSITFALELTAAGVIIQYWNDTLSIAIFITVFWVVFTALNFMPIRMFGEVEMWFASIKVVTIVGFIVFAICVNAGVGRQGYLGFKYWVDPGPFNASIVEGSVGKFIGFWSVLITAGFSFQGAELVGIGAGETKDPEKSVPSAVRWTFWGIFSLFVATIFFVGLLVPSDDPSLLLDSQDASASPLVIAANLAGVRVLPDIINAVLLTAVLSAANSNVYSGSRILVSLANERCAPQFMTWTNKFGTPYMAVATTSAVGLLAYMNLSENGGVVFDWLLNVTAVAGFISWSCINICHLRFMAALRAQNIPRSTLPYTAPLQPYLSWYGLFFNILIILTNGFAVFIEWSTSDFFTAYVSVMLFVVLLVGHKLLNRSWPLKAIDADVTSGTLRARS
- a CDS encoding 6-phosphogluconate dehydrogenase, whose translation is MALSLPKIGILSIGDMGMGIAKLLVSKGFSVATNGQGRSQATLTRARDADVEVLNSDVHLVESRPFILSVAPPRDALGIAQRIIDATRAASLDKPLYFTDLNAVSPATCKRMAGMFDDAGSPVRFVDGCIIGGPPKLKTSAGTGVGGAPGSWYVPSMPASGRYPLAEACAELAETLNMRHISPEVGAASGLKMCFATATKGFMGLGIQAFTTASALGVVGELRREMREAAPGLLDFAEASIPLVPPKSYRWVREMEEISDTHRDEGGFDAGADVFRAMAELYRIMAEDPVLGAEKVGDRRAGESVDGLAAALAEGLAGRKKKSLPAA